From a region of the Paenibacillus sp. R14(2021) genome:
- a CDS encoding polysaccharide deacetylase family protein — MDSWVKSGNRRRLAVSIMATLMIVSLTLTGCGMKDTLQADQGHGSSSAATGGGSAAGGKPAAAGEGHGGTSAHPVTGSGGEQAGIVKAGLNGGGKGSAPEAPSKPDSDANADQPKPPIHKPSVPTVKLDKPSEPPASYSGKPGAKLAALTFDDGPDGKYTPAILDILKANKIHATFFAVGIQVKHYSSVVKRIVNEGSEIGNHSYSHKDLSKLDSDPILNQIKWTDTLIAKQTGYVPRLVRAPYGAASPLLKQLMKDNHRELINWTVDTRDWSGSPVAAIRANVNKHTHPGGIILMHSFGSKHIANTVAALPLIIKDLQAKGYTFVTVSELLGAKAKNKQARKK, encoded by the coding sequence ATGGATTCTTGGGTAAAAAGCGGAAATAGACGGCGTTTAGCCGTTTCGATAATGGCAACGCTGATGATAGTTAGTTTGACGCTGACCGGCTGCGGCATGAAAGACACGCTGCAGGCGGATCAAGGACATGGAAGCAGCAGCGCTGCGACCGGGGGCGGCTCGGCTGCCGGCGGTAAGCCGGCTGCTGCAGGCGAAGGACATGGCGGAACCAGCGCGCATCCGGTCACAGGCAGCGGCGGTGAACAGGCAGGCATCGTGAAGGCAGGCTTGAACGGCGGGGGCAAGGGTAGCGCTCCCGAAGCGCCGTCGAAGCCGGATTCGGATGCGAACGCCGACCAGCCGAAGCCGCCGATCCATAAGCCCTCCGTACCGACGGTCAAGCTGGATAAGCCGAGCGAACCGCCGGCGAGTTATAGCGGAAAGCCGGGAGCGAAGCTCGCGGCGCTGACGTTCGATGACGGCCCGGACGGGAAGTACACACCGGCGATTCTGGATATTCTGAAGGCAAACAAAATTCATGCGACGTTCTTCGCAGTAGGCATTCAGGTGAAGCATTACAGCTCCGTCGTCAAGCGCATCGTGAACGAAGGCAGCGAAATCGGCAATCACAGCTATTCGCACAAGGATCTGTCCAAACTTGACAGCGATCCCATCTTGAATCAGATTAAATGGACGGATACACTGATCGCCAAACAGACGGGCTATGTGCCGCGGCTTGTCCGCGCGCCATACGGGGCGGCTTCGCCGCTGCTTAAGCAGCTCATGAAGGACAACCACCGCGAGTTGATCAATTGGACGGTGGATACGAGAGACTGGTCCGGCAGTCCGGTTGCGGCAATACGGGCGAACGTGAACAAGCATACGCATCCCGGGGGCATTATTCTCATGCATTCGTTCGGCAGCAAGCACATCGCCAATACAGTAGCTGCGCTGCCGTTAATCATTAAGGACCTGCAGGCCAAAGGTTATACGTTCGTCACGGTCAGCGAGCTGCTGGGTGCGAAGGCGAAGAACAAGCAAGCTAGGAAGAAGTAG
- a CDS encoding VCBS repeat-containing protein has translation MNALRWLLRHALLAGGVFGLLLTAGCQYTATPADLLLAPRSTPENAALASALQDILPARAKLSVALQEHSNSAVLKLDADGDGEREAFVIFSDDTGTQHVMVLKQAAGGSWRQWFTFAESSVYGIDVLRTADLDRDGQPEVMIGWNQFGEPQHILTLYHVGKEGGSQDAPKPLAEMPYDTMGTGDGNGDGIPELALIQLQRAKISASLDIYQFRKDNAVKLTTAQLDGSVNAYIQVELGTIAPGRFGVVTDAAIGAHSSTTTMLAWQDGKLITVYPTKTTGDENVQTNAYTVLSGDGNGDGILDMDVLSEAPGQPDNVPYSGLLWIEEYRQWNGKDLFGVVGKRFTAGGSYALYVPLSWTNFTFRHPIDGDTNDIALDAYDEETGKREEVLTVRGEPLGGWNEKEQVLQEDDSRYLELGRSNGVVYYAVWRDKLSKDAEEQGTRTAKGSFPPDEAEMKRLFKLLPEA, from the coding sequence ATGAATGCATTACGATGGCTGCTGCGTCACGCTCTTCTTGCCGGCGGAGTCTTCGGCTTGCTGCTGACAGCCGGCTGCCAGTACACGGCTACGCCGGCGGATCTGCTGCTCGCACCGCGTTCGACGCCGGAGAATGCAGCGCTCGCTTCCGCGCTGCAGGACATTCTGCCCGCCCGGGCGAAGCTGTCGGTGGCGCTGCAGGAGCACTCCAATTCAGCCGTGCTGAAGCTGGATGCGGACGGCGACGGCGAACGGGAAGCTTTCGTCATCTTCTCGGATGATACGGGCACGCAGCATGTCATGGTGCTGAAGCAGGCAGCCGGGGGCAGCTGGCGGCAGTGGTTTACCTTTGCCGAATCGTCCGTCTATGGGATTGATGTGCTTCGGACCGCGGACCTCGACCGCGACGGTCAGCCGGAGGTTATGATCGGATGGAATCAGTTTGGCGAGCCGCAGCATATTTTGACACTGTATCACGTGGGGAAAGAGGGCGGCAGCCAGGATGCGCCGAAGCCGCTTGCGGAGATGCCTTACGATACGATGGGCACCGGAGACGGCAACGGGGACGGTATTCCGGAGCTTGCTCTGATTCAACTGCAGCGTGCCAAAATATCCGCTTCGCTCGATATTTATCAATTCCGCAAGGATAATGCGGTCAAGCTGACGACGGCGCAGCTGGACGGCTCGGTCAACGCCTACATTCAGGTCGAGCTCGGCACGATCGCGCCAGGCCGCTTCGGCGTCGTGACGGATGCCGCGATCGGCGCGCATTCTTCGACGACGACGATGCTGGCTTGGCAGGACGGCAAGCTCATAACGGTCTATCCGACCAAAACGACGGGCGACGAGAACGTCCAGACGAATGCCTATACCGTGCTCAGCGGCGACGGCAACGGCGACGGCATTCTGGATATGGATGTGCTGAGCGAAGCGCCGGGACAGCCGGATAACGTGCCGTACAGCGGACTGCTCTGGATTGAAGAATACCGGCAATGGAACGGAAAGGATCTATTCGGCGTGGTGGGCAAGCGGTTTACCGCAGGCGGCAGCTATGCGCTGTACGTACCGCTTTCTTGGACGAATTTCACCTTCCGGCATCCCATTGATGGAGATACCAACGATATTGCGCTAGATGCCTACGACGAAGAAACGGGCAAGCGCGAGGAAGTGCTGACGGTGCGCGGGGAGCCGCTCGGCGGATGGAACGAGAAGGAGCAGGTGCTGCAGGAGGATGACAGCCGGTACTTGGAGCTCGGCAGGAGCAACGGGGTTGTCTACTATGCGGTATGGCGCGATAAGCTGTCAAAGGATGCGGAAGAACAAGGCACGCGCACGGCCAAAGGGAGTTTTCCGCCGGATGAAGCGGAAATGAAACGGCTGTTCAAGCTGCTGCCGGAGGCATAA
- a CDS encoding helix-turn-helix domain-containing protein has product MEREGEGLSRDDILDAVWGRHYVGDLKIVDVNIRRIRQKLEIKPSDPKHIETLWGYGYRWKRSGEQ; this is encoded by the coding sequence ATGGAGCGGGAAGGCGAGGGACTGAGCCGGGACGATATTTTGGACGCGGTATGGGGAAGGCATTATGTCGGGGATTTGAAGATCGTCGACGTGAATATCCGCCGAATCCGGCAGAAGCTCGAGATTAAGCCGTCCGATCCTAAGCATATTGAAACGCTGTGGGGCTACGGCTACAGGTGGAAACGGAGCGGCGAGCAATGA
- a CDS encoding cell wall metabolism sensor histidine kinase WalK, translated as MSGTSLRARIVWSYGVLIVLVVVMLGSMFGTLVWNYYYSSAVGSVLQRAQTEAAIHNRMIANQPMKEKARYMLQNMAVGTAHLQLLTGSGILVVDSDGLTGDGITPLDTPDVRQALVQDKGIWRGRDPITNERITAVTLPVKQGEQIVAMFRYTASLATVDTIIRNILWLTLLVGSVVVLLFFTTSVLIANRIARPIRNLTKVAEKMAEGDWTRRAALHDRDEIGRLAETLNTMASELTRREKLKEDFISSVSHELRTPLTSIKGWSETLASGDLADKEELNLGLAIIDRETVRLSGLVEDLLDFSKLYAKSIVLHPEVMDVRKTLWETLQQFEARGQRESITFSKSTGDAQLPAKVDANRMKQVFINVIDNALKFTPRGGTIYVSAEQEDGAVRITIRDTGVGIPPEDLPHVTEKFYKGSSQRSGSGLGLAICKEIVELHGGSFMVGSVVDVGTTVTITLPLLKTGTQQHA; from the coding sequence ATGAGCGGCACCAGCCTCCGAGCCCGGATCGTCTGGAGCTACGGCGTGCTGATCGTGCTCGTCGTCGTCATGCTCGGCTCCATGTTCGGCACACTTGTATGGAACTATTATTACAGCAGCGCCGTCGGCTCCGTGCTGCAGCGAGCGCAGACGGAAGCGGCTATCCACAATCGGATGATCGCGAATCAGCCGATGAAAGAGAAGGCCCGCTACATGCTGCAAAACATGGCCGTTGGCACTGCGCATCTGCAGCTGCTGACAGGCTCAGGTATCCTTGTCGTGGACAGCGACGGGCTTACCGGCGACGGCATCACGCCGCTCGATACGCCGGATGTCCGTCAGGCGTTGGTCCAGGACAAGGGCATATGGCGCGGCCGCGACCCTATTACGAACGAGCGGATTACGGCCGTCACGCTGCCGGTGAAGCAGGGCGAGCAAATCGTGGCGATGTTTCGGTACACGGCCTCGCTCGCGACCGTCGATACGATTATTCGCAACATTCTATGGCTGACGCTGCTGGTCGGCTCCGTCGTCGTGCTTCTATTCTTCACGACGAGCGTGCTGATTGCGAACCGGATCGCTAGGCCGATTCGCAACCTGACGAAGGTCGCGGAGAAGATGGCGGAGGGCGACTGGACGCGCCGTGCCGCGCTGCATGACCGGGACGAAATCGGCCGGCTCGCGGAGACGCTGAATACGATGGCCTCCGAGCTGACGCGGCGGGAGAAGCTGAAGGAGGATTTCATCTCCTCTGTCTCGCATGAGCTGCGGACGCCGCTGACCTCAATCAAGGGCTGGAGCGAGACGCTCGCTTCCGGCGACCTCGCGGATAAGGAAGAGCTGAATCTGGGACTAGCCATTATCGACCGGGAAACAGTCCGGCTCTCGGGGCTGGTGGAGGATCTGCTCGATTTCTCCAAGCTGTACGCGAAGAGCATCGTGCTGCATCCCGAAGTGATGGACGTTCGCAAGACGCTGTGGGAGACGCTGCAGCAGTTCGAAGCGAGGGGGCAGCGAGAATCGATCACCTTCAGCAAAAGCACAGGCGACGCTCAGCTGCCAGCGAAGGTGGATGCGAACCGGATGAAGCAGGTATTCATCAACGTCATTGACAATGCGCTGAAATTCACCCCGCGCGGCGGCACGATCTACGTAAGCGCCGAACAGGAGGACGGGGCTGTCCGGATAACGATCCGGGATACCGGCGTCGGCATTCCGCCCGAGGATCTGCCGCATGTCACGGAGAAATTCTACAAAGGATCGAGCCAGCGCTCCGGCAGCGGTCTCGGACTCGCCATTTGCAAGGAAATCGTCGAGCTGCACGGCGGCAGCTTCATGGTAGGCAGC